A portion of the Nitrospirota bacterium genome contains these proteins:
- a CDS encoding alcohol dehydrogenase catalytic domain-containing protein, which produces MRALVFNNGLHYRKDHPVPKLEQGDALIRVKLAGICNTDLEITKGYMGFQGVLGHEFVGVVEKCDEKGFIGRRVTGEINIGCGTCPNCQNHMQNHCPNRSVLGILNKEGAFAEFLTLPAGNLHVIPDSISDEEAVFVEPLAAAFEILQQVKILPTDKVCVLGDGKLGLLAGQVLSTTGCNLVVAGRHREKLKILEAIGIRTILQSPPHPNPLPPGERGPKNSPPLTGGDEGEGENEFDYVVDCTGSSSGIDAALGIVKSRGKIILKTTVAERAAVNLNQIVIGEISVIGSRCGPFPPAIEAIHERKVKLSPLVSNTFSLKDGVKAFEYAARKGVLKVLLKIS; this is translated from the coding sequence ATGAGAGCGCTTGTTTTCAATAACGGACTTCACTATCGAAAGGACCATCCTGTTCCAAAACTGGAACAGGGTGATGCATTGATACGGGTCAAACTTGCCGGGATCTGCAATACCGATCTTGAGATCACAAAGGGATACATGGGATTTCAGGGTGTATTGGGACATGAGTTCGTCGGTGTCGTTGAGAAGTGTGATGAAAAGGGTTTTATAGGCAGACGTGTCACCGGAGAGATCAACATCGGCTGCGGCACATGCCCCAACTGCCAAAACCACATGCAAAACCACTGCCCGAACCGCTCGGTTTTAGGCATCCTTAATAAAGAAGGAGCATTCGCAGAATTTCTTACCCTGCCTGCCGGCAACCTCCATGTAATACCTGATTCAATATCAGATGAGGAAGCGGTATTTGTTGAGCCGCTGGCAGCGGCATTCGAGATTCTCCAGCAGGTAAAAATATTGCCAACCGATAAAGTCTGCGTTTTAGGAGACGGGAAATTAGGGCTGCTTGCCGGACAGGTGCTTTCAACGACTGGTTGTAATCTTGTTGTTGCCGGCAGGCACAGGGAGAAGTTAAAGATTCTTGAGGCAATAGGGATAAGGACTATATTGCAATCCCCCCCTCACCCTAACCCTCTCCCGCCAGGGGAGAGGGGACCGAAGAATTCCCCTCCCTTGACGGGAGGGGATGAAGGGGAGGGAGAGAATGAATTCGATTATGTCGTTGACTGCACAGGCTCTTCATCCGGCATTGACGCGGCGCTTGGAATTGTTAAGTCGAGAGGCAAGATTATTCTCAAAACAACCGTTGCAGAACGCGCTGCTGTAAACCTGAATCAGATCGTAATAGGAGAGATCTCCGTGATCGGGTCGCGCTGCGGCCCATTTCCCCCGGCGATAGAGGCAATACATGAACGGAAGGTCAAACTTTCACCTCTTGTCAGCAATACATTTTCTCTAAAAGACGGGGTGAAGGCTTTTGAGTATGCAGCAAGGAAAGGCGTGTTGAAGGTCCTTCTGAAGATAAGCTGA
- a CDS encoding ATPase → MNTRKLFSFAQRKSMDTCSDPYLLQGVSYEAAVCKRCHAIYQNKRWCFNDELFEKMNEWKSLNKVLCPACQKIKDKFPGGIVTLKGEFLREHKNEILNLIRNEEHKAMGFNPLERIMAMNDIKEGMELTTTNEKLAQRIGKSVQKAYQGRVGYKWSQDTKLLRVEWER, encoded by the coding sequence ATGAACACAAGAAAACTTTTCTCATTCGCGCAAAGAAAGAGCATGGACACGTGCAGTGATCCCTATCTTTTGCAGGGGGTGTCTTATGAGGCCGCTGTTTGTAAACGATGCCATGCCATATATCAAAATAAAAGATGGTGTTTTAATGATGAGCTGTTTGAGAAAATGAACGAGTGGAAAAGTTTAAACAAAGTCCTCTGTCCAGCCTGCCAGAAGATAAAAGATAAATTCCCGGGAGGAATTGTTACACTTAAAGGGGAGTTTCTCAGAGAACACAAAAATGAGATCCTGAATCTGATCAGGAATGAAGAGCATAAGGCAATGGGGTTTAATCCTCTTGAAAGGATAATGGCGATGAACGATATTAAAGAGGGGATGGAGCTGACTACCACAAATGAAAAGCTGGCCCAGCGTATCGGCAAGAGCGTCCAGAAGGCATACCAGGGCAGAGTAGGGTATAAGTGGTCGCAGGACACAAAGCTTCTCAGAGTGGAATGGGAGCGGTGA
- the queD gene encoding 6-carboxytetrahydropterin synthase QueD gives MYELMIETTFSSAHQLRGYKGKCEELHGHNWRVQVIVSSEKLNDIGIVIDFHELKAITIEVVASLDHSFLNNVFPFTEINPSSENITKWIYDSLKKKLQKTNCSVSSVTVWENDTASATYYE, from the coding sequence ATGTACGAACTAATGATCGAGACGACTTTCTCCTCTGCGCACCAGCTCAGGGGATATAAAGGCAAATGTGAAGAGCTGCACGGGCACAACTGGCGCGTGCAGGTAATTGTTTCCTCCGAAAAACTCAATGACATCGGGATAGTGATAGACTTTCATGAGCTAAAGGCGATAACCATTGAGGTGGTTGCTTCTCTCGATCATTCGTTTCTCAATAACGTATTCCCCTTCACCGAGATAAACCCCTCCTCCGAAAATATCACAAAGTGGATCTACGATTCATTAAAGAAGAAACTGCAGAAAACAAATTGCAGCGTCTCCTCCGTCACCGTGTGGGAAAACGATACGGCATCCGCAACGTATTACGAGTGA
- a CDS encoding septum formation initiator family protein, whose amino-acid sequence MRNKRRKQVEHNKKKRQLVFLTVGILLFIYLTFSLISGENGLLKYLELRSKRDKLISETRIVKKQVEDIQSEMDTMEKNPDQMEEHARKYGLTRDGELIFKFEDKK is encoded by the coding sequence ATGCGGAACAAAAGACGGAAACAGGTCGAGCACAATAAGAAGAAGAGACAGCTTGTCTTTCTGACTGTCGGCATACTGCTTTTTATTTATCTGACTTTCAGCCTGATCTCAGGTGAGAACGGATTATTGAAATACCTTGAACTCAGGTCCAAAAGGGACAAACTTATTTCTGAGACCAGGATAGTCAAAAAACAGGTAGAAGACATCCAGTCGGAAATGGATACGATGGAAAAGAACCCCGACCAGATGGAAGAGCACGCCAGAAAATACGGGCTTACAAGAGACGGCGAATTGATCTTTAAATTTGAAGATAAAAAGTGA